Genomic DNA from Candidatus Methylomirabilota bacterium:
GTGGACGTGAGCATGACTGTGCACGGCTTCGAGGTGGCCGTGGTCGTGGTCGGCGGCGAGGTGTGCCCGCGGCACCGTGTCGAGCCCGCGCGCCGCGTCGCTGAGCCGCCAGATTCCCAGCACGATCAGCATCGCGGCCACCAGCAGCTCGAGGCCGCTTGCGACACCGGGGCCAAGCGTGAGCCTGAACCCGACGATCAGCGCGCCGGCGAGCGTGAGGGTCGCCATGTGGCCCACTCCCCAGAGGACGCCGACCAGGGCGCCGTCGGCGAAGCGCCGCTCGCGCGTCACGATCGTCGCCACGGCGACGAGGTGGTCCGGATCCGTCGCGTGCTGGAGGCCGAGGACGAAGCCGAGGAGGACCGCCGAGAGGACCGGGTCCACTAGATCCCGAGGCGGAGCACCGCCTCGTCGATCCGCGTCTTGTGCGCCTTCACCCAGTCCTCGAGCGACGTCTTCTCGTCCTTCTCCGCGCGCTGCGACGCCTGGGCGAGGAGCGCCTCCGCCTGGCCCTTCGGCAGGACCACGATCCCCTCCTCGTCGGCGACGACGACGTCGCCCGGCGCGACCGTGACGCCGCCGCACACCACGGGGACGTCGATCAGCCCCTTCACCTTGCGCACGCCGGGGATCGGGATCACGCCGCGGGCGAACACCGGGAAGCCGCGCTCGCGCGTCTCGGCGAGGTCGCGGATGACGCCGTCCACCACGAAGCCGGCGATGCCGCGCTGCTGGGCGTGGGCGCACACGTTGCCGCCCGCCATCGCCCAGTTCGAGTCGCCCGCGGCGCACACGATCACGACGCCCGCGGGCGCCCGGTGGATCGCGACGTGGAGCATCAGGTTGTCGCCGGCGGGACACGCGACGGGATACGCGGGACCGCAGAGCCGCGGCATCGGCGCCCAGAGCGGGCGGATCGCGGGGTCCATCACGCGGTCGCGCGTGAGCACGTCGGCGTA
This window encodes:
- a CDS encoding high-affinity nickel-transport family protein gives rise to the protein MDPVLSAVLLGFVLGLQHATDPDHLVAVATIVTRERRFADGALVGVLWGVGHMATLTLAGALIVGFRLTLGPGVASGLELLVAAMLIVLGIWRLSDAARGLDTVPRAHLAADHDHGHLEAVHSHAHVHGPRVHAHPHVHPSRSLLAALAVRRGRLPLRALAVGAVHGMAGSAAASLLVLATLDSTAGAVAYLAVFGVGTILGMTLLTAAMAYPVSLALGFGRARRALAVCAGLGSIAFGLAYGLAALA
- a CDS encoding RraA family protein encodes the protein MDIRAFAKLAPTAYADVLTRDRVMDPAIRPLWAPMPRLCGPAYPVACPAGDNLMLHVAIHRAPAGVVIVCAAGDSNWAMAGGNVCAHAQQRGIAGFVVDGVIRDLAETRERGFPVFARGVIPIPGVRKVKGLIDVPVVCGGVTVAPGDVVVADEEGIVVLPKGQAEALLAQASQRAEKDEKTSLEDWVKAHKTRIDEAVLRLGI